From a region of the Salvelinus alpinus chromosome 2, SLU_Salpinus.1, whole genome shotgun sequence genome:
- the LOC139567872 gene encoding uncharacterized protein, with protein MCFWMVGVLCVLMCLGNHQAQEANPAISMPDRIRVALAGETVHYKLRVTIPMNQSSSDLVCSGPPDQKKIKEWNILFSPETKTITFNWEITAYNSSYSGEYNCKYKNVEIFWTLLVKDEGYRQPYSGFSLFIVLGALTTGLLIFSVIGSIYVFKSQLGQFILKNGSTGSGVSRRNRGENEEEEENSKTSVNAAASASVYASLESRPASVYEVLTPGASAAAVNRESVQRKVKVKRKSKESMENATPQGEGIFECVYENF; from the exons ATGTGCTTCTGGATGGTGGGAGTTCTGTGTGTGCTGATGTGTTTGGGAAATCATCAGGCTCAAG AAGCCAACCCAGCCATCTCCATGCCGGACAGAATCAGAGTGGCTCTGGCAGGAGAAACGGTCCATTACAAACTCAGAGTGACCATCCCAATGAATCAGAGCTCCAGCGACTTAGTCTGCTCTGGGCCTCCAGACCAAAAGAAGATAAAAGAATGGAATATTCTCTTTTCTCctgaaacaaaaacaataacatttaATTGGGAAATAACGGCATATAACAGTTCGTACTCAGGAGAGTATAACTGTAAGTATAAAAATGTGGAGATCTTCTGGACCCTTCTGGTGAAAG acGAGGGGTACCGGCAGCCTTACTCTGGTTTCAGCCTTTTCATCGTGTTGGGGGCTCTTACCACAGGCCTCCTCATCTTCAGTGTGATCGGCTCCATATATGTGTTCAAAAGCCAATTG GGTCAATTTATATTGAAGAATGGAAGTACCGGTAGTGGAGTAAGCAGAAGGAATAGAGGGGagaatgaagaggaggaggagaacagtaAAACATCAGTGAATGCAGCTGCCTCTGCTTCAGTTTACGCT AGTCTAGAGTCTCGGCCAGCATCTGTCTATGAGGTCTTGACCCCAGGAgcatcagcagcagcagtaaaCCGTGAATCTGTCCAGAGGAAAGTCAAAGTAAAGAGAAAGTCAAAGGAATCG ATGGAGAATGCAACGCCGCAAGGGGAAGGAATATTTGAATGCGTCTATGAGAATTTCTGA
- the LOC139567871 gene encoding 40-kDa huntingtin-associated protein-like: protein MAAEGDFLMRYRAVSNKLKKRFLRKPNVAEASEQFGQLAKELKQQDCLQYAAFCDLAMARCEQTLFNAPGEALALTDAARLFLLSEKENRALQAPGFDEHLQAALNCYSFAIKVYIEMNQPVMAASLSLELGNALKEMNRPGEAIVHYQRAAELQTQQPIESLLSMGEMATCKILTRDYDGALAVLTEMQLMCQERGLQLPGTSTPVGAFLDIVAKCEISRVLLLMLLEPPPQKLLPEHAQTLERYAWESFDPHSQVTFLPENVFLLLQSVVMACQEKDTESLKSLQPELWPLLSAEQNHLLHLVVQERITPSGQGI, encoded by the exons ATGGCAGCGGAGGGGGACTTTCTGATGAGATATCGTGCTGTATCAAATAAATTGAAAAA ACGTTTTCTTCGGAAACCCAATGTAGCAGAAGCAAGTGAGCAGTTTG GTCAGTTGGCTAAAGAGCTGAAGCAGCAAGACTGTCTTCAGTATGCAGCCTTCTGTGACCTTGCAATGGCAAG GTGTGAGCAGACTCTTTTCAATGCTCCTGGGGAGGCCCTGGCCCTGACCGACGCTGCCCGGCTCTTCCTGCTCTCTGAGAAGGAGAACAGAGCACTACAAGCCCCAGGCTTCGACGAGCACCTGCAGGCCGCACTCAACTGCTACAGCTTTGCCATCAAG GTTTACATTGAGATGAACCAGCCTGTCATGGCCGCCAGTCTATCTCTGGAACTTGGCAATGCCCTCAAG GAGATGAACAGACCAGGTGAGGCCATAGTTCACTACCAGAGAGCAGCAGAACTACAGACACAGCAGCCCATTGAGTCTCTGCTGTCTATGGGAGAGATGGCCACCTGCAAAATACTCACCC GTGACTATGACGGCGCGCTGGCCGTGCTGACAGAGATGCAGCTGATGTGTCAGGAGAGGGGACTGCAACTGCCCGGCACCAGCACCCCCGTTG GTGCATTTCTGGACATTGTGGCCAAGTGTGAGATTTCCAGAGTACTTTTGCTGATGCTGCTTGAG CCTCCTCCCCAGAAGTTGTTGCCAGAGCATGCCCAGACCCTGGAGAGATACGCCTGGGAGTCGTTTGACCCTCATAGTCAGG TGACCTTCCTACCTGAGAATGTCTTCCTGCTGCTGCAGTCAGTTGTG ATGGCCTGCCAGGAAAAAGACACAGAGTCCCTCAAGTCTCTTCAACCTGAACTCTG GCCTCTTCTATCAGCAGAGCAGAACCACCTCCTTCACCTGGTGGTGCAAGAGCGGATCACCCCCTCTGGACAGGGGATTTAG
- the LOC139567873 gene encoding epithelial membrane protein 2-like, translating into MLVLAGIVVLHITAIILLLVATIDNAWWFTDSVATDVWGRWELAGSTWHYTNLKGDYAEEYLQVVQAGAVLACIFSILGLFVFVAQLFTLSKGQRFTFSGALMLISCLCVMIAASIYTDIFHKQDQGWFGHSFILAWISFVLTFILGVIYVVLRKKSE; encoded by the exons ATGTTGGTCCTGGCTGGAAtcgttgttcttcacattactgcCATCATCCTGCTTCTGGTGGCAACCATTGATAAT GCCTGGTGGTTCACAGACTCAGTGGCCACAGACGTGTGGGGCCGGTGGGAACTGGCAGGCTCAACTTGGCACTACACCAACCTCAAAGGAGACTATGCTGAAG AATACCTCCAGGTAGTGCAGGCCGGGGCAGTGCTGGCCTGCATCTTCTCCATCCTGGGCCTGTTTGTGTTCGTGGCTCAACTCTTCACCTTGTCCAAGGGCCAGAGGTTCACCTTCTCTGGAGCCTTGATGCTCATCTCCT GTCTGTGTGTAATGATCGCTGCGTCCATCTACACGGACATCTTCCACAAGCAGGACCAGGGCTGGTTCGGACACTCTTTCATCCTGGCCTGGATCTCCTTCGTTCTCACCTTCATACTGGGCGTCATCTACGTGGTCCTGCGCAAGAAGAGCGAGTAG